AGCCGACGACGAAGGACTTGACCTTAAAATTTTACAGAATGGAGGTAATCATGGAAACCAGGAAGATAAGGATCTTCGACACGACCCTGAGAGACGGCGAACAAGTACCGGGCGCCAAACTCAATCAGAAGCAAAAACTGGAAATTGCTCGCCAGCTGGAAAAGCTCGGGGTGGATGTCATCGAGGCAGGCTTTCCCTGCTCCTCACCGGGAGATGCCCAGGCAGTGAGACTGGTGGCCCAGGAAGTGAGAAAACCTATAATCGCTGGACTTGCCAGGGCGGTGAAATCAGATATCGATATATGCTGGCAGGCTGTGCGTGAGGCTGAACAGCCAAGGATTCATGTATTTCTAGGGTCCTCTGATATTCACGTCCAGAAGAAGTTGCGTATGGATCGCGACAAGGCTCTCGACTTGGCCGTGGAATCTGTGCGTTATGCCAAGAAATTCTGTGCCGATGTGGAATATTCCACGGAAGATGCTTCCCGGACCGATTTCGACTACCTTTGTCGGGTAATAGAGGCGGTCATCAAGGAAGGAGCCACCACCATAAATGTTCCAGACACAGTCGGATATGCAATTCCAGAAGAGTTCGGCGACCTCATCCGTCGTCTCCGCGAAAGAGTGCCTGCCCTCGACAAGGTGGTCCTCAGCGTCCATTGTCACAATGATCTGGGTCTGGCGGTCGCCAATTCTCTAGCTGCGGTGCGCAATGGGGCCACCCAGGTGGAATGCACTGTGAACGGTGTGGGTGAACGAGCGGGGAATGCCTCCATGGAAGAGATCGTCATGGCCATCCGCACCCGCCCCCATGTCTTCAAGGTGCACACAGATATTCGCACGCAGGAAATCTATCGCACCAGCAGGTTGGTCAGCCGCCTGATGAACATCCCGGTGCAACCCAACAAGGCAATTGTCGGCAGCAACGCTTTTGCTCATTCTTCTGGCATCCATCAGGATGGCATTCTCAAAGATCGGCAAACGTATGAAATCATACGACCGGAAGACGTGGGCATTCAAGACCACACCATGGTGCTTACCGCCAGATCTGGCAGAGCCGCTGTACGCCACAAGCTCACGGAGCTCGGCTTTGAATTGGACGAGGAGCTTTTTCAGAGAGTTTTTCAGCGCTTCATCGATGTGGCAGATAGGAAAAAGGAAATCACTGCCAAAGATCTGAGCAGTATTGTGGAAATCGAAATGGCCAAGGTCCCTGAAACCTATTCCTTTGTAGGATTGCAGATCATGAGCGGCGACCAGGCCATCCCTATTTCCTCGGTTAAACTCCAGAAAGGCGACGAAATCCTGATGGACGCGGCCACAGGCAATGGCCCAGTAGACGCCACTTACCGCTGCATCGACCGCCTGGTAGGACACCGCGGCAAGCTCCTCGACTATGATTTGAAGGCGGTCACCACGGGCAAAGATGCCCTCGGAGAGGCAATGGTGCGCGTCGAGGTGGAGGGGCGGGTTTACTCGGGCGTTGGCACCAGTCCGGACGTAATCGAGGCGAGCGCCAGGGCGTATCTCAACGCCTTCAACCGCTATTTCGCCAATAATCATTAATCTCGATTATGCGTATCTCTCCGCCCGGGAAACTCGGCTGCGGCCAGGGTTACGAGGCCCGTTTCGGCTGGCGGCCACGGCTTTCGGTCAATCCACTTGGCCGGGAGAACTCATCGGAAAAACTTCGTGGTCTGCGGAGCAAAGAACATTCGGAGCCACCGACAACTCATTACCCGCTACCAGAAGAGCCAAGGTTATTATGGAAACATGACTTACCTAGAGGTCAACTGAGGCTACCTGAGATACGCGACTATGTTCTTTGCGGAGCAGGCCTTCCTGCCCAGCACCTCCGCCTTGGGAGCTCGGCCAGGACCAGGGTCACG
The nucleotide sequence above comes from Deltaproteobacteria bacterium. Encoded proteins:
- a CDS encoding 2-isopropylmalate synthase, which gives rise to METRKIRIFDTTLRDGEQVPGAKLNQKQKLEIARQLEKLGVDVIEAGFPCSSPGDAQAVRLVAQEVRKPIIAGLARAVKSDIDICWQAVREAEQPRIHVFLGSSDIHVQKKLRMDRDKALDLAVESVRYAKKFCADVEYSTEDASRTDFDYLCRVIEAVIKEGATTINVPDTVGYAIPEEFGDLIRRLRERVPALDKVVLSVHCHNDLGLAVANSLAAVRNGATQVECTVNGVGERAGNASMEEIVMAIRTRPHVFKVHTDIRTQEIYRTSRLVSRLMNIPVQPNKAIVGSNAFAHSSGIHQDGILKDRQTYEIIRPEDVGIQDHTMVLTARSGRAAVRHKLTELGFELDEELFQRVFQRFIDVADRKKEITAKDLSSIVEIEMAKVPETYSFVGLQIMSGDQAIPISSVKLQKGDEILMDAATGNGPVDATYRCIDRLVGHRGKLLDYDLKAVTTGKDALGEAMVRVEVEGRVYSGVGTSPDVIEASARAYLNAFNRYFANNH